CCAAGACATCTCTTGTGTACTCATAAACAGCCTTTTTCAGAGCGTCGTCGTGTAGATTTTCCCATGCTTTTGGTTTATTTTGTTTTCCTGGATCAGCCCACCAATCGCTGTAATGAAAATCTATAAGCACTTTCATACCGAGCATCTTGGCTCTCTGAGCGATTTGTGTCATATTCATGTAGTTGCAATTTCCTCCGCCTAAGGGTTCACCATTTTCGTCTGTCGGATCATTCCAGATTCTGAGTCTTATCCAGTTGACACCGTTATCTTTGAGAATTTCAAGACAATCTTTTTGTATTCCATTTTCATAGAATTTTCCACCTTGCTTTTCAATTTCATACAACGTGGAAAGATCTACACCAATTATGAAATCTTCAGTCGGTTTCATGATTCCAAAACACAAAATAGGCAGTAAAAACATCAAGGTAAAAATCTTCATCGAGAAATGCCCCTTTCATTCTTTCACTGCACCTCTTGTTAAGCCGCTGACCAAATACCTTTGTAGAGACAAGAATAGTATTACCATTGGTAACATGCCCAGCAAGGCCGCAGCAGTAAACAGCCCCCATTCTGTTTCATAAGGACCGACTGCAAATGCTTGAAGTCCAAGTGCATAGGTGTAATTCTGAACATTTTGGAGAATGATCCTTGCCACTACATATTCATTAAACGTACCTATGAAAACTAACAGGAAAACAACTGTTAGAATGGGTCTTGCCAAAGGTAAAACTATTTTGTAGAAACTCTGGAATCTTGTTGCACCATCGACTATCGCCGCTTCTTCCAAGGAGCTTGGAATTAGATCATAGAATCCCTTTATCAAATACATGTTGTAGGCTATATTTGTCAAGTAGGCAAAGATCAGACCACCAGGTGTATCCACTCCCAAAAACGTAATGTACCTGCCCAAAAAGTTCAAAAGGTTGTAAATCGCAACCATGAAAATGACACCGGGAAACATCTGAATCAGCAAAAAGCTCATTATCCCATACTTTCTTCCAGTAAACCTCATTCTACTGAATGGATATGCCGCCGTTGCACAGACACCTGTTGTTATAAGAGCAACGATTAAGGAGATGACCACAGAGTTTAAAACCCATCTCAAAAAATAGTGTTTTGTCTTCTGTTTCCATATTTGATCTATTCTGTAGAATTCTTTATCTATTCTCCTAAAACTATCTTTCAGGTTAGAGAAGGGTGTGATATTCATCAAAACTCCGGCTTTTCTCATCACAACGGCAAGATCGGCTCTCACTTTGCTCACGAACTCAGATCTCACTATATCATCGAGCTTGCTGAGATGTTCAGATGTCACAAAAACACCTGAATACGAGACAGATAAAAGATTTCGCCAGGTTTTTTCAAAATCATCTAAAAGGTCTCTTGTTGCTTTTAAAACTTCTTCAAGGTTCTTCGATGTATTTTCAAATCTGGTTGAAAATGTTCTGTATTCTTCTATCCATTTCAGATCATCAATAGTTTTTCGAAGTTTTGCAGAAATTTCGTCCTTTCTTTGGTATGAATTCATGAAATTTCTCAACCATGTCATGAGAGAAGAATATTTCAAAAGATCTGTCTTACCAAAGGATGTGATAGCCTTGACACTTGTAATTCTGTTATTTAGTTCATAAGAAAACAGTTTTAACTGACCGATTCTTCTCGCATCCAGTATCTGGTTTTCCAAGGTATTGACTTTCTCCTGAACTGCGAGTTTTTGACGTTCTAATGAATCTATTTGTGCTTTAATCTGTGTTAATTCTTGATTGGCATTGTGCAGAGTGATCGCTTTGTCTTCTATATCAGACAATGTCATTTCAACTTCATTCAAGATCTTCTCCAATTTTGGCTGGATCTCTCTATAACTTTTTATGAAATCCAAATATGCTATCTTTACCCTGTCAAGATCGTCAATATCTGTGAAGTTTTTCATAATATCTTTTATTTTCTGTATAGGTATTTTCAAATCTGCATAATCACTCAGAATATTCAGTTTTTGTTCGATCCTTCCAAGTTGTTCCATTGATATTGGGATGCTTTGCAAAACAGATGAGTCATCCAACGGCAAATTGGTTTTCATCGCACTGTCTTTGATATCATCCTTCAGATTCTTCAGATTTTGTAAAGAGTCAGATATGGTATTTAATTCTGGTAATAGATCATTTTTCAAAATCAAATCTGTTTTCATGACTTGATCTTGTATGGGAGAAATCTGTTTTCTAAGTTCCTCAGAAGTTTTATTCAGATGATTTAGCTTTGATGAAATTTCATTCAGCTTTTGTAGATAATCTCCTATGTAAAGATCATAGGCTTGCTTGAGTTTTTCAAGTGCACTGTCGTAATCCTGTACACTGTTCACAGAGAAACCAACGTGTGTTTCGAGATCTTCTTTGAAAATCTTGAAAATCGTTGAATCAAAGCGCTCTTTTGAAAGATATTCGTATAGCACAATTTCATATTGATCTTTGTTTTGTGGTCCATTTTTGAGCTCATTTAGAGACACTTTTTTCAGTTCTTCGAGATTCTTCAAGACAAGTTCTTTGGTTGTTTCGCTATTTTTCTTTAGAAAATCATCGATTTCTTGGTAAGTTTCTTTGGTTACTTTGTGTTTCGATATTGTTTGCTGGAGATATTGTTCCAATCTTTTCAAGGACTCCTCGGTCTTTTTTTGTGCTCGCTCAAAAGTCAGTTGATCAAAGGGTTTTGCTCGTGAAATGATGTTTTGCAATTCTTGAACGAGAACAGGCATATTTCTCTCTGGTAGAACAAGGTCTATGTAATTCTGCAATGTCAATCGACTGGAAAAAAGTTCACTCGAAAACGCCGCCTCATCTCTTCTGAAAGACGTTGTTATTACCCACACGGTGGGAAACAAGATTACGATAATCAAAAAGATCAAAATAGCATGAAGCACAACTTTACTCATCTTCCCACCTCTTCAAAGGCACCCGAAAATTTGAAATTGAGGAAGCTTATTCCACCAACTAAGAAAAAGATCATAATGGAAATCGCACTGGCAAAACCAAAGTCTTGTCCTCTACCGGCTTCAAAGGCAAGTTTGTATACATATGAAATGAGTATATCTGTGTAACCCGTTGGAGTTGTCGAGCCTGGAATAGGTGGACCTCCCGCGGTGATCAAATAGATGATCGTGAAGTTGTTAAAACTGAAAGCAAAACTACTCACAAGCAAGGGTGCAATTACAGCCATTATGAATGGAAGTGTGATGGCAGTGAATCTCTTGAATTTACCCGCGCCGTCTATCATTGCGACTTCGTAAAGTTCTGGTGGTATTCCCTGTAATGCCCCTAAGGATATAGTCATCATGTAAGGGAAGGTGAGCCATATATTCACAAGTAGAACACCAACTCTTGCCCAGAAGGCGTCGTTCATCCATCTGACTGGATTGAGTCCAAAGAGTGGCAACAAAAATTTGTTTATCAATCCATAGCTTTCATTCAAAAGACCGTTTCTCCACACAAGTGCTGATATGAAAACCGGTATAGCCCATGGAATTATGAGCAACGTTCGATAAATATTTCTTGCTTTCAAGCTCTTGTCATTTAGAACTAATGCAAAAGGTAACCCGACTGCGAGAGACAAAACAACACTCAAAAGCGCCCATATGAAAGTCCACACGAATATCTGCAAGAAAGGACCAGAAACCTTTGGATCCTTAACGATTCTTAGAAAATTCTTTGAACCAACATAATCTATGAACCCCAATAGAAAGATTTCTTCACCTTCATCGTTTTTATCGTAAAACGCACCATCTTTTTCCATCACTTTTTTCCCGGTTTTGTTGTTATAAATTGCCATTCTCATTTCAATCTTTCCGTTCTCAAAATTTTCATCGTACCCCAGTCGATAGAGTCTTTCAATCCTAACAAATTGCCACTCCCCCTCAGATGTTACCCTGAGGGCATATTTCTTGCCTTCAAGATCAACAAAATCTGCTTTGTAAAGATATTGTTGAGCTATTTTGCTCTTAAAGTACGGTGAATTTATTTGAAGGAACTGATCTTTTGGAGAGTAGAATGCCTTATAAGTTTTATTTCCAGCGGTTATTATTTTCACGTCTTCTAACTGACCTGTCCATGGAACAAGTGAGTAAATTTGACTATTTATCTGAATCTGCTCTCCATTTACTGGATACAGAGCGGATTCGCTCAGGAGTACCTCTCTACCTTTTCTTCTTGTTGGTACTGGTCTTTCACCCAAATACAATTTGCCATTTAGATCGAAAAAAACGATGAAGTCTTCCGTCGGTGTTATACCATCATAAACCACAAAGATTTTGTAATCATTACTGCGCTCTTCTTCAATTGTATAAGTGTAATTTGGATCATAAAGGAGCCTTTCTATCGCCTCTTGTCGTGGCATATAGTGTCCTGTGCCATAATTGGTGAATGCTACTTTCACAGTGAAGTAAATCGGGTACAAAACCAGGATGAACAACAACGTCAGAGCGGGTGCGATGTATCTGTATGGGTAGGCACGTGGATTGAAAATGAAAAAATCTATGAGAAACAACAATGCAAAGAAGACTATCCCCATTTCGTAATATGAATTCTGAATTAGAAAACTTGCCCCCCAGAAGAAAAATACGTTCAAAAGTAGGAACAAAGACCACAGAAAAATTTTTAATAAGTACTTCACAAGTTCTTCCTCCCAAAAGATAAAGCCCGGCATGATGTGCCGGGCATGATTCATTGTGTTTGTGCCTTGATTCTTTCAACCGCTGTCTTGAGTGCTTCTTCGGTGGTTGCTTTTCCGTTGATGACAAGGTTTAGTGCATCGTTCATAGCACCCCAGACTGCCGCCATCTGTGGAATATTAGGCATCGGTACTCCATTTGCTGCACTTTGAGTGAAGGCAACGACATCTGGATTGTCTCTCACAAGTTCCAGTACATCTTTTCTCGCCGGTAATCTCGGATCTCCAAGATACAATTTGTACATAGTGTCTGTTCTTGCAATGAAATTGGTCAAGAATTCTTTGGCAAGTAGTTTGTTGGGTGATTTTGCATTCACCATGAATCCCTGAACTCCAACGAATGGTTTTGCAACAAGATTCGCATCGATATTTGGAATAACTGCCACACCATAATCGATGCCGGCGTCTTTATATGCCTTGACAGCCCATGGACCGTTGATTATCATTCCTGCCTTTCCCTCTCTGAACATGGAGTCCATTATCTGGTAATTGTCACTTGGATCAAGTACTTTCTCGTCAACGAATCTCTTAATGATGTTGACCCCTCTTATAGCCCCTTCATTTGCAAGCCCAATGTCCTTTGGGTCTAACCCTTTTGCTGTTTCTTTGAAGACATATCCACCTGCTCCAAGGATGAATGGTACTGCGTAATAAAATTCCGCCGTGGAAGTGATGAAGCCTCGCACTTCTTTACCAAATTCTTGGTCGATTTGCTTTGCGATTTGGATCATTTCATCGACCGTCTTGGGCGGGTTCGGTACGAAATCTTTGTTATAAATGAGTGCAATTGCTTCAAGTGCATAAGGTAATCCGTACAACTTTCCACCATAAGAAAATGCACTGAGCCCCGTTTCGTAGAACTGATTGAGTTCTGGGAAGCTCGGAATGGGGTCGATCAATCCATTGACCACCAACTCGCCAACCCAATCGTGGGCACCGACGATGATATCTGCCCCCTGACCTTCTGGAGCCGCAGTGAGAAACTTGGGTTTAATGTCTGAAAAATTCACATACTGTACTTCGACAACTACACCGTACTTTGCCTTGAATTCCTCGGCGAGTTTCTGCAAAATATCCACCTGTTTTTCAGAGCACCAGATAACCAGTTTTGACTGTGCAAAGATGAAAATGCTGCTGAAGAGTAAAATAAATAAAAAGAACTTCTTCATGACCTGTCACCTCCCCAACATAAAAGTTATCACAAATATCTTCATCAGTCAAAAAGGGATAACCCTTCGCACTGCCCACCGCTCATCAAAATCAATGAAATTCACTTTTCTGCTTGAAATTGCTGATCTTTTCTCCGCTTTTCGTGCTTTACTACAACAAAGATTTCCACAAGGGCAGGCACAGCAAATAGTGCAAAAAGCGTTGTTATACCAAGACCAAAGATTATAGTCCATGCTATTGGCGATTCGAGTTCTGAACCTTCACCCGCGCTCAAGGCAACTGGTAATAAAGCGATCACAGTTGTCAGTGTCGTCATGAGTATAGGTCTCAATCTCAGAGCCGCAG
The DNA window shown above is from Thermotoga profunda AZM34c06 and carries:
- the malE gene encoding maltose/maltodextrin ABC transporter substrate-binding protein MalE, with amino-acid sequence MKKFFLFILLFSSIFIFAQSKLVIWCSEKQVDILQKLAEEFKAKYGVVVEVQYVNFSDIKPKFLTAAPEGQGADIIVGAHDWVGELVVNGLIDPIPSFPELNQFYETGLSAFSYGGKLYGLPYALEAIALIYNKDFVPNPPKTVDEMIQIAKQIDQEFGKEVRGFITSTAEFYYAVPFILGAGGYVFKETAKGLDPKDIGLANEGAIRGVNIIKRFVDEKVLDPSDNYQIMDSMFREGKAGMIINGPWAVKAYKDAGIDYGVAVIPNIDANLVAKPFVGVQGFMVNAKSPNKLLAKEFLTNFIARTDTMYKLYLGDPRLPARKDVLELVRDNPDVVAFTQSAANGVPMPNIPQMAAVWGAMNDALNLVINGKATTEEALKTAVERIKAQTQ
- a CDS encoding DUF4896 domain-containing protein, coding for MKYLLKIFLWSLFLLLNVFFFWGASFLIQNSYYEMGIVFFALLFLIDFFIFNPRAYPYRYIAPALTLLFILVLYPIYFTVKVAFTNYGTGHYMPRQEAIERLLYDPNYTYTIEEERSNDYKIFVVYDGITPTEDFIVFFDLNGKLYLGERPVPTRRKGREVLLSESALYPVNGEQIQINSQIYSLVPWTGQLEDVKIITAGNKTYKAFYSPKDQFLQINSPYFKSKIAQQYLYKADFVDLEGKKYALRVTSEGEWQFVRIERLYRLGYDENFENGKIEMRMAIYNNKTGKKVMEKDGAFYDKNDEGEEIFLLGFIDYVGSKNFLRIVKDPKVSGPFLQIFVWTFIWALLSVVLSLAVGLPFALVLNDKSLKARNIYRTLLIIPWAIPVFISALVWRNGLLNESYGLINKFLLPLFGLNPVRWMNDAFWARVGVLLVNIWLTFPYMMTISLGALQGIPPELYEVAMIDGAGKFKRFTAITLPFIMAVIAPLLVSSFAFSFNNFTIIYLITAGGPPIPGSTTPTGYTDILISYVYKLAFEAGRGQDFGFASAISIMIFFLVGGISFLNFKFSGAFEEVGR
- a CDS encoding ABC transporter permease subunit, whose product is MSKVVLHAILIFLIIVILFPTVWVITTSFRRDEAAFSSELFSSRLTLQNYIDLVLPERNMPVLVQELQNIISRAKPFDQLTFERAQKKTEESLKRLEQYLQQTISKHKVTKETYQEIDDFLKKNSETTKELVLKNLEELKKVSLNELKNGPQNKDQYEIVLYEYLSKERFDSTIFKIFKEDLETHVGFSVNSVQDYDSALEKLKQAYDLYIGDYLQKLNEISSKLNHLNKTSEELRKQISPIQDQVMKTDLILKNDLLPELNTISDSLQNLKNLKDDIKDSAMKTNLPLDDSSVLQSIPISMEQLGRIEQKLNILSDYADLKIPIQKIKDIMKNFTDIDDLDRVKIAYLDFIKSYREIQPKLEKILNEVEMTLSDIEDKAITLHNANQELTQIKAQIDSLERQKLAVQEKVNTLENQILDARRIGQLKLFSYELNNRITSVKAITSFGKTDLLKYSSLMTWLRNFMNSYQRKDEISAKLRKTIDDLKWIEEYRTFSTRFENTSKNLEEVLKATRDLLDDFEKTWRNLLSVSYSGVFVTSEHLSKLDDIVRSEFVSKVRADLAVVMRKAGVLMNITPFSNLKDSFRRIDKEFYRIDQIWKQKTKHYFLRWVLNSVVISLIVALITTGVCATAAYPFSRMRFTGRKYGIMSFLLIQMFPGVIFMVAIYNLLNFLGRYITFLGVDTPGGLIFAYLTNIAYNMYLIKGFYDLIPSSLEEAAIVDGATRFQSFYKIVLPLARPILTVVFLLVFIGTFNEYVVARIILQNVQNYTYALGLQAFAVGPYETEWGLFTAAALLGMLPMVILFLSLQRYLVSGLTRGAVKE